One Streptomyces drozdowiczii DNA segment encodes these proteins:
- a CDS encoding GNAT family N-acetyltransferase, whose translation MAEPSFPPWPPAPIHTARLVLRASESRDRPAFVELFASPEVNTYLGGARPRDECEQALPETPGRRPGHFVIERDGAMIGTVELKRRDLEHPDAVRPDAGKAELGYLLLPEAWGQGYAAEACAAVLDRFAETCPGEPVVLFTQTANAPSMRLAEKLGFTEIHRFEAWDAEQWMGVRPPAA comes from the coding sequence ATGGCTGAACCGAGCTTCCCGCCCTGGCCGCCCGCGCCGATACACACCGCACGGCTCGTACTGCGCGCGTCCGAGAGCCGGGACCGCCCGGCCTTCGTCGAGCTGTTCGCGTCACCGGAGGTGAACACCTACCTCGGCGGCGCCCGCCCGCGTGACGAGTGCGAGCAAGCCCTGCCCGAGACGCCGGGGAGGCGGCCCGGACACTTCGTGATCGAGCGCGACGGGGCGATGATCGGCACCGTCGAACTCAAGCGACGCGACCTCGAACACCCGGACGCGGTCCGCCCCGACGCCGGGAAGGCCGAGCTGGGCTACCTGCTGCTGCCGGAGGCGTGGGGCCAGGGGTACGCCGCCGAAGCGTGCGCGGCGGTCCTCGACCGGTTCGCCGAGACCTGCCCCGGCGAACCCGTGGTGCTCTTCACCCAGACCGCCAACGCCCCCTCCATGCGCCTTGCCGAAAAGCTCGGCTTCACCGAGATCCACCGCTTCGAGGCGTGGGACGCCGAGCAGTGGATGGGCGTACGGCCCCCGGCCGCGTAA
- a CDS encoding DUF4287 domain-containing protein, translating into MTAQAKGPASYFPSIEKKYGRPIDEWKNLIRASDLTKHMELVAWLKAEHGLGHGHANALVAHTLAEQGR; encoded by the coding sequence ATGACCGCACAGGCAAAGGGACCCGCCAGCTACTTCCCCTCCATCGAGAAGAAGTACGGCCGCCCCATCGACGAGTGGAAGAACCTGATCCGCGCGTCCGATCTGACCAAGCACATGGAACTCGTCGCCTGGCTCAAGGCCGAACACGGCCTGGGCCACGGCCACGCCAACGCCCTGGTCGCCCACACGCTGGCCGAGCAGGGCAGGTGA
- a CDS encoding DUF3152 domain-containing protein gives MTGRPNAPRTHRASARRRPRAAVTPVLLALAAAALCLLAGHGLPGTSDPAATPVAVHGDTRSETPEATATASVPESGPGTFTVARADAHRTGGGRPYRVEVEDDMGVDPDEAAEQIAAILDDERGWAHGAGVTFRQVADDSATLVIRIATPDTADAICATGGLDTEGELNCRVGRTVAVNLKRWQLGSPEFAGPPEEYRALIINHEVGHWLGYGHRECPGPGQPAPVMMQQIKGLHGCVSNAWPYAADGSFLDGPKVP, from the coding sequence GTGACCGGCCGCCCGAACGCGCCCCGCACCCACCGGGCTTCGGCCCGGCGGCGCCCCCGGGCAGCCGTCACTCCGGTGCTGCTGGCCCTCGCCGCGGCCGCGCTCTGCCTGCTCGCCGGCCACGGACTGCCCGGCACGTCAGACCCGGCTGCGACGCCCGTCGCCGTCCACGGGGACACCCGCAGCGAGACCCCCGAGGCGACCGCCACTGCCTCCGTACCGGAGTCCGGACCCGGCACCTTCACCGTCGCGAGGGCCGACGCGCACCGCACCGGCGGGGGCCGGCCGTACCGGGTGGAGGTCGAGGACGACATGGGGGTGGACCCGGACGAGGCCGCCGAGCAGATCGCGGCGATCCTCGACGACGAACGGGGCTGGGCACACGGGGCCGGTGTCACCTTCCGGCAGGTCGCCGACGACAGCGCCACCCTGGTCATCCGCATCGCCACACCGGACACGGCCGACGCCATCTGCGCCACCGGCGGCCTGGACACCGAGGGCGAACTCAACTGCCGGGTGGGCCGGACGGTGGCCGTCAACCTCAAGCGCTGGCAGCTGGGCTCACCCGAGTTCGCCGGGCCGCCCGAGGAGTACCGGGCGCTGATCATCAACCACGAGGTCGGCCACTGGCTGGGCTACGGCCACCGCGAATGCCCCGGTCCAGGTCAACCGGCCCCGGTGATGATGCAGCAGATCAAGGGCCTGCACGGCTGCGTGTCGAACGCCTGGCCGTACGCGGCGGACGGCAGCTTCCTCGACGGCCCCAAGGTGCCCTGA
- a CDS encoding SDR family oxidoreductase, whose translation MILVTGATGNIGSALLRELYAHGAGPLRALTRDVSRAAFPAGVEAVEGDLAVPESLEPALTGARSLFLPSRVGPDAEIIAAARRAGVEHVVLVSSITALTHPHLGPAAENLAVEQLLKDSGMAWTVLRPTQFASNALLWAASIRAGETVRTPFADTGLPTIHPADIASVARVALTEPGHRGRTYALTGPEPMPARRQVGAVAAAIGRPVPFTEIGRQEARPWMAGAVGEKDADAVLDVMGGDANEELLAVRDTVRHVTGTPARPFRQWAMEHADAFR comes from the coding sequence ATGATCCTTGTGACCGGAGCCACCGGAAACATCGGAAGCGCCTTACTGAGGGAGCTGTACGCCCATGGGGCGGGCCCTCTGAGGGCGCTGACGCGTGATGTCTCGCGGGCCGCGTTCCCCGCCGGAGTCGAGGCCGTCGAGGGCGATCTCGCGGTGCCGGAGTCCCTGGAGCCCGCGCTGACCGGGGCACGGTCTCTGTTCCTGCCGTCGCGCGTGGGGCCGGACGCGGAGATCATCGCGGCGGCGCGGCGGGCGGGCGTGGAGCACGTCGTGCTGGTGTCGTCCATCACCGCCCTGACCCACCCGCACCTCGGCCCCGCCGCCGAGAACCTGGCGGTGGAGCAGCTGCTCAAGGACAGCGGCATGGCGTGGACCGTCCTGCGGCCGACCCAGTTCGCCTCGAACGCGCTGCTGTGGGCCGCCTCGATCCGCGCGGGGGAAACCGTCCGCACGCCGTTCGCGGACACCGGGTTGCCCACGATCCACCCCGCGGACATCGCGTCGGTGGCCCGGGTCGCACTCACCGAGCCCGGCCACCGCGGGCGCACGTACGCCTTGACCGGTCCGGAGCCGATGCCGGCCCGGCGCCAGGTGGGGGCCGTCGCGGCGGCGATCGGGCGCCCGGTGCCGTTCACGGAGATCGGCCGGCAGGAGGCCCGCCCGTGGATGGCCGGCGCGGTCGGGGAGAAGGACGCGGACGCGGTGCTCGATGTCATGGGCGGAGACGCCAACGAGGAACTGCTGGCCGTACGCGACACCGTCCGGCACGTCACCGGCACCCCGGCCAGGCCGTTCCGGCAGTGGGCCATGGAGCACGCCGACGCCTTCCGCTGA
- a CDS encoding response regulator transcription factor, producing the protein MRVLIVEDEPYMAEAIRDGLRLEAIAADIAGDGDTALELLSVNSYDIAVLDRDIPGPSGDEIAQGIVASGSGTPILMLTAADRLDDKASGFGLGADDYLTKPFAMRELVLRLRALDRRRAHSRPPVREVAGLRLDPFRRETYRDGRYVALTRKQFAVLEVLVAAEGGVVSAEELLQRAWDENADPFTNAVRITVSALRKRLGEPWIIATVPGVGYRIDTAPAPDGEATGRG; encoded by the coding sequence ATGCGTGTGCTGATCGTCGAGGACGAACCGTATATGGCGGAAGCCATCCGCGACGGTCTGCGTCTGGAGGCCATCGCGGCGGACATCGCGGGCGACGGCGACACCGCGCTCGAACTGCTGAGCGTCAACAGCTACGACATCGCCGTCCTGGACCGGGACATCCCCGGGCCCTCCGGCGACGAGATCGCCCAGGGCATCGTCGCCTCCGGGAGCGGCACGCCGATCCTCATGCTCACCGCCGCCGACCGCCTGGACGACAAGGCGTCCGGCTTCGGGCTCGGCGCCGACGACTACCTCACCAAGCCCTTCGCCATGCGGGAACTGGTCCTCAGGCTCCGGGCGCTCGACCGCAGACGCGCGCACAGCCGCCCGCCCGTGCGGGAGGTGGCGGGCCTGCGCCTGGACCCCTTCCGCCGCGAGACCTACCGCGACGGCCGGTACGTCGCGCTGACCCGTAAACAGTTCGCGGTGCTCGAAGTCCTCGTCGCCGCGGAAGGCGGTGTCGTCAGCGCCGAGGAACTCCTGCAACGGGCGTGGGACGAGAACGCCGACCCGTTCACCAATGCCGTACGCATCACCGTCTCCGCCCTGCGCAAGCGGCTCGGCGAGCCATGGATCATCGCCACCGTGCCGGGCGTCGGCTACCGCATCGACACCGCGCCCGCACCGGACGGCGAGGCGACCGGCCGTGGCTAG
- a CDS encoding SUKH-4 family immunity protein — translation MLFDITRTELVARFGEDRIATLPAAAFPPHAARTEGARLLRTVGVPTGTLSLRGPDPESGLLPLVREVADADEEAGGWPVIGWLLNAHLALDPDSGTVYAFDPDEETAQPLHTDASSLVHVTLRFQRLLEEFAFGGADADEEAGFERLEREVAHIRRTTSAVDPLPFGDEESVWSVVAEEIAAGQRFAAGSPGAASLYG, via the coding sequence GTGTTGTTCGACATCACCCGTACCGAACTCGTCGCCCGCTTCGGCGAGGACCGGATCGCCACCCTGCCCGCCGCCGCGTTTCCGCCCCACGCCGCCCGCACCGAGGGCGCCCGCCTTCTGCGAACCGTGGGCGTGCCCACCGGGACGCTCTCGCTCCGGGGCCCCGATCCGGAGTCGGGCCTCCTCCCCCTCGTACGAGAGGTGGCCGACGCCGACGAGGAGGCGGGCGGGTGGCCGGTGATCGGCTGGCTGCTCAACGCGCACCTCGCGCTCGATCCGGACTCCGGGACGGTGTACGCCTTCGACCCGGACGAGGAGACGGCGCAGCCGCTGCACACCGATGCCTCCTCCCTCGTCCACGTCACCCTGCGATTCCAGCGGCTGTTGGAGGAGTTCGCCTTCGGCGGTGCAGACGCCGACGAGGAAGCCGGCTTCGAGCGCCTGGAGCGCGAGGTGGCGCACATCCGGCGGACGACGAGCGCGGTGGACCCGCTGCCCTTCGGGGACGAGGAGTCGGTGTGGTCGGTGGTCGCCGAGGAGATCGCCGCGGGTCAGCGCTTCGCGGCCGGCAGCCCGGGGGCCGCTTCGCTCTACGGCTGA
- a CDS encoding helix-turn-helix domain-containing protein, whose protein sequence is MPITVDIDVMLARRKMSVGELAERVGITPANLAVLKNGRAKAVRFTTLAALCEVLDCQPGDLLHWDPEDAASE, encoded by the coding sequence ATGCCGATCACCGTCGACATCGACGTGATGCTGGCGAGGCGGAAAATGTCCGTGGGCGAGCTGGCCGAGCGCGTGGGGATCACGCCCGCCAATCTGGCGGTACTCAAGAACGGCCGCGCCAAGGCGGTGCGTTTCACGACGCTCGCCGCGCTCTGCGAGGTGCTCGACTGCCAGCCCGGCGACCTGCTGCACTGGGATCCGGAGGACGCGGCGAGCGAGTAA
- a CDS encoding sensor histidine kinase, whose amino-acid sequence MSIRLKLTLSYTGFVLLAGILMLVTGWLFLTRSRHIGLVFVPDYRLAVARDFAPLAAMTLLFLLVFGLGGGWFLAGRMLAPLNSITHATRTAAAGSLSHRIQLPGRQDEFRELADAFDTMLAQLEAHVGEQRRFAANASHELRTPLAVTKALLDVARADPDRATDPLIDRLHTVNTRAIDLTEALLLLSRADRQTFTREHVDLSLVAEEATETLLPLAEKHGVTLETAGDIAPTTGSPALLLQLTTNLVHNGIVHNLPEHGSVRITTEVRPYTVALTVENTGEPVPPGLVPRLTEPFQRGTERVHTDHPGAGLGLAIVRSITHAHHGTLTLAARPTGGLRVTVELPAGAAPRP is encoded by the coding sequence ATGAGCATCCGCCTCAAGCTCACCCTCAGCTACACCGGGTTCGTCCTGCTGGCCGGCATCCTGATGCTCGTCACCGGATGGCTGTTCCTGACGCGCTCACGGCACATCGGACTGGTCTTCGTGCCCGACTACCGACTCGCCGTCGCCCGCGACTTCGCCCCGCTGGCGGCCATGACCCTGTTGTTCCTGCTGGTGTTCGGTCTCGGCGGAGGATGGTTCCTGGCCGGACGCATGCTCGCCCCGCTCAACAGCATCACGCACGCCACCCGCACGGCCGCCGCCGGATCACTGTCCCACCGCATCCAACTCCCGGGCCGTCAGGACGAGTTCCGCGAGCTCGCCGACGCCTTCGACACGATGCTCGCCCAACTCGAAGCCCACGTCGGCGAACAGCGGAGATTCGCCGCCAACGCCTCCCATGAACTGCGCACCCCGCTCGCCGTGACGAAAGCCCTGCTCGACGTGGCCCGCGCCGACCCCGACCGCGCCACCGACCCGCTCATCGACCGCCTCCACACCGTCAACACCCGGGCCATCGACCTCACCGAGGCGCTGCTCCTGCTCAGCCGGGCCGACCGGCAGACCTTCACACGCGAGCACGTCGACCTCTCCCTCGTAGCGGAGGAAGCGACCGAAACGCTCCTGCCGCTCGCCGAGAAACACGGTGTCACCCTGGAGACCGCCGGCGACATCGCCCCCACGACCGGCTCGCCGGCCCTCCTGCTCCAGCTGACCACCAACCTCGTGCACAACGGGATCGTCCACAACCTGCCCGAACACGGCAGCGTACGGATCACCACCGAGGTGCGCCCGTACACCGTGGCCCTCACCGTCGAGAACACCGGCGAACCCGTGCCCCCGGGCCTCGTCCCCCGCCTCACCGAACCCTTCCAGCGCGGCACCGAGCGCGTCCACACAGACCACCCCGGCGCAGGGCTCGGACTGGCCATCGTCCGGTCCATCACCCACGCCCACCACGGCACGCTCACCCTCGCAGCGCGCCCCACCGGCGGACTGCGCGTCACGGTCGAACTGCCGGCCGGCGCCGCGCCACGGCCCTGA
- a CDS encoding alpha/beta fold hydrolase, whose protein sequence is MSRTVDKVVSADGTAIAFEKQGTGPAVVLVGGALMTRGASAELAALLAERFTVITYDRRGRGDSGDAPAYEVRREIEDIDALIEGPGGGSAMLFGMSSGAVLALEATARGSAVPRLALYEPPFITDGSRSPLPADYVAHLTELTGRQAYGDAVAYFMTAAVGVPGEVVAGMRQAPFWADMEAVAHTLSYDGRIMGDTMSGRPLPVERWASVTVPVLVGSGDLGDPHMLTGARELAATGDNFTLRVFPGEEHNIAAQTLAPALADFFGGEQAR, encoded by the coding sequence ATGAGCAGGACTGTGGACAAGGTCGTCTCCGCCGACGGCACGGCCATCGCCTTCGAGAAGCAGGGCACCGGCCCGGCCGTGGTGCTCGTCGGCGGCGCCTTGATGACCCGGGGCGCCTCCGCCGAACTCGCCGCACTGCTGGCCGAGCGCTTCACGGTGATCACGTACGACCGCCGGGGCCGGGGCGACAGCGGGGACGCCCCCGCGTACGAGGTGCGGCGCGAGATCGAGGACATCGACGCGCTCATCGAGGGGCCGGGCGGAGGTTCGGCGATGCTCTTCGGCATGTCCTCGGGTGCCGTACTCGCCCTGGAGGCGACGGCCCGGGGGAGTGCCGTACCGCGTCTCGCGCTGTACGAGCCGCCGTTCATCACGGACGGCAGCCGGTCGCCGCTGCCCGCCGATTACGTGGCGCACCTGACCGAGCTGACCGGCCGCCAGGCTTACGGGGACGCCGTCGCGTACTTCATGACGGCGGCGGTCGGCGTCCCCGGCGAGGTTGTCGCGGGCATGCGGCAGGCCCCGTTCTGGGCGGACATGGAAGCTGTCGCCCACACCCTTTCGTACGACGGCCGGATCATGGGCGACACCATGTCCGGCCGCCCGCTGCCGGTCGAGCGCTGGGCTTCGGTGACCGTGCCGGTGCTCGTCGGCAGCGGGGACCTGGGCGATCCGCACATGCTGACCGGTGCCCGCGAACTCGCGGCGACGGGCGACAACTTCACCCTCCGGGTCTTCCCGGGGGAGGAGCACAACATCGCGGCGCAGACCCTGGCACCGGCCCTCGCCGACTTCTTCGGTGGCGAACAGGCGCGCTGA
- a CDS encoding MFS transporter, giving the protein MPAGFGRLWSAQTISSLGDGITHAALPLIAFTLTRDPLALAVVTAAGTLPWLLFGILGGALVDRWDRRRTMWVADTARAVLLAIPAVAAGLDVLSIPLLAAVAFLLGLGGLFFDTAATAYLPDLLSRDPAQLERANSRLRGAQTAMSGFAGPPAGSALLALGRAVPLVADAVSFAVSALLVRTLPAMPRPVPEARESLLGQARAGASYVFRNPLLLGLALRPAVGNIAFLAVETVLVIFAHDRLGIGTYGFGLLLTAEATGGLLGAAIASQLGRRLGTGTALTCTAAVEGLAILGLASASNPYVAGLALAVCGAAMGATMVLGPSLRQAIVPGHLMGRVASTSRMLAMCAAPLGAFIGGWLATAYDIRTPLYTAAALLLTMTAVTASMTNNRRVEAALHAAAPAEEATRDGAPNPV; this is encoded by the coding sequence TTGCCGGCCGGATTCGGACGGCTGTGGTCCGCTCAGACGATCTCCTCGCTCGGTGACGGGATCACGCACGCCGCGCTGCCGCTGATCGCGTTCACCCTGACGCGGGACCCGCTCGCCCTGGCCGTCGTCACGGCGGCCGGGACGCTCCCGTGGCTGCTCTTCGGGATCCTCGGCGGTGCGTTGGTGGACCGCTGGGACCGCCGGCGCACGATGTGGGTGGCGGACACGGCACGGGCGGTGCTGCTCGCGATACCCGCGGTGGCGGCCGGACTCGATGTGCTGAGCATTCCGCTGCTGGCGGCCGTCGCGTTCCTGCTCGGCCTCGGCGGGCTCTTCTTCGACACCGCCGCCACGGCCTACCTGCCGGACCTGCTCAGCCGCGACCCCGCGCAGCTGGAGCGCGCCAACTCCCGCTTGCGTGGGGCGCAGACAGCGATGTCCGGGTTCGCCGGGCCGCCTGCGGGCAGCGCGCTGCTGGCGCTCGGGCGGGCGGTTCCGCTGGTCGCCGACGCCGTGTCCTTCGCGGTCTCCGCCCTGCTCGTGCGTACGCTGCCCGCCATGCCCCGGCCCGTGCCGGAGGCCCGCGAGTCGCTGCTCGGGCAGGCCCGGGCCGGCGCGTCCTACGTTTTCCGCAACCCCTTGCTGCTGGGGCTCGCGCTGCGCCCCGCGGTCGGGAACATCGCCTTCCTCGCCGTGGAGACGGTCCTCGTCATCTTCGCCCACGACCGCCTAGGCATCGGCACGTACGGCTTCGGTCTGCTGCTCACGGCGGAGGCCACCGGCGGCCTGCTCGGCGCGGCCATCGCCTCGCAACTGGGCCGGCGACTCGGCACCGGCACCGCCCTGACCTGCACGGCCGCCGTCGAGGGCCTGGCGATCCTGGGCCTGGCCTCCGCCTCGAACCCGTACGTGGCCGGGCTGGCGCTCGCCGTCTGCGGGGCGGCCATGGGCGCCACGATGGTGCTCGGGCCCTCGCTCCGGCAGGCGATCGTCCCGGGCCACCTCATGGGCCGGGTCGCGTCGACCTCCCGGATGCTCGCGATGTGCGCGGCGCCCCTCGGCGCGTTCATCGGCGGCTGGCTGGCGACCGCTTACGACATCCGCACCCCGCTCTACACCGCCGCCGCGCTGCTCCTGACGATGACGGCGGTCACCGCCTCCATGACGAACAACCGCCGCGTCGAAGCGGCGCTGCATGCCGCCGCCCCGGCCGAGGAGGCCACCCGGGACGGTGCGCCCAACCCGGTGTGA
- a CDS encoding VanZ family protein, with product MDQNTALPTSPRRVRRAVRLVVLTALGAAAAAFAPFVLRMFVVSVPMVVRGGWYAWFWTFNGVMLTMVAALPLSALTVWFLTRRRRAAGLDPVRARRASLAEVGMVHGTVPWVWLIMMPGAHAGEVPGRVSLVPLVDLVTMGPLGLAGNLLVFAALGFFAPMRYAALASLPRVLALGAGLSALLETLQYVLRLDRVSSVDDVLVNATGAALAALASTRWWLPREGAAK from the coding sequence ATGGACCAGAACACCGCACTGCCCACCTCGCCCCGTCGTGTACGAAGAGCCGTCCGCCTGGTCGTGCTCACCGCCCTCGGCGCCGCCGCGGCGGCCTTCGCCCCGTTCGTGCTGCGCATGTTCGTGGTGTCCGTGCCCATGGTCGTGCGCGGTGGCTGGTACGCCTGGTTCTGGACGTTCAACGGCGTGATGCTGACCATGGTGGCCGCGCTGCCGCTGTCCGCGCTGACCGTGTGGTTCCTGACGCGCAGGCGCAGGGCGGCGGGCCTCGATCCGGTCCGGGCACGGCGCGCCTCGCTGGCCGAGGTGGGCATGGTGCACGGGACGGTGCCGTGGGTGTGGCTCATCATGATGCCGGGGGCGCACGCGGGTGAGGTCCCCGGCCGCGTCAGCCTGGTCCCGCTGGTGGACCTGGTCACGATGGGGCCGCTCGGGCTGGCCGGCAATCTGCTGGTGTTCGCGGCGCTCGGCTTCTTCGCCCCGATGCGGTACGCCGCGCTGGCGTCGCTGCCGCGCGTTCTGGCGCTCGGGGCGGGCCTGTCCGCCCTGTTGGAAACCCTTCAGTACGTGCTCCGGCTGGACCGGGTCTCCTCGGTGGACGACGTCCTGGTCAACGCGACCGGCGCCGCCCTGGCCGCCCTCGCGTCCACCCGGTGGTGGCTGCCGCGCGAGGGGGCCGCGAAGTGA
- a CDS encoding ArsR/SmtB family transcription factor, with translation MPTDDVPETFHVTTDEQLRAVSNLTRHRIMAVLRFEPATITQIAERVGLAKGSSSYHVRLLERAGLVKVVRTRKVRGVMERYYAMAARSIELPDPGDGGPDVLMRHAVADLEASPADGERQVRMAHLRLTDEQFAELGARLQALADEYRELSDPSLPDTSLVFALFRPAQIRQTEEDTK, from the coding sequence ATGCCAACCGACGACGTCCCCGAGACGTTTCATGTCACCACCGACGAGCAGCTGCGCGCGGTCTCCAATCTGACGCGCCACCGGATCATGGCCGTGCTCCGCTTCGAGCCCGCGACGATCACGCAGATCGCGGAGCGGGTGGGCCTCGCGAAGGGAAGTTCCAGCTACCACGTCCGGCTCCTGGAACGGGCCGGCCTGGTGAAAGTGGTGCGGACGCGCAAGGTCCGGGGCGTCATGGAGCGGTATTACGCGATGGCCGCCCGGTCGATCGAGCTGCCGGATCCGGGCGACGGAGGGCCGGATGTGCTGATGCGGCACGCGGTGGCGGACCTGGAGGCGTCCCCGGCGGACGGCGAGCGGCAGGTGCGGATGGCGCATCTGCGGCTCACCGACGAGCAGTTCGCGGAGCTGGGGGCGCGGTTGCAGGCCCTGGCCGACGAGTACCGGGAGCTGTCCGATCCGTCGCTGCCGGACACCTCGCTCGTGTTCGCGCTGTTCCGTCCCGCGCAGATCCGGCAGACCGAGGAGGACACCAAGTGA
- a CDS encoding DUF2975 domain-containing protein has product MGRLTVGALRAMLVVVCAGTLFVQVGMAWALISGNDPEDGSMPLTAMRVLTILGMVSVQVVAVCVWRLVAMARRGTVFSHAAFRYVDGVIGAITSAALVWFTVTAVNAPGQRDDPGVTVIMAGVGVGILGVALIVLVLRALLAQAARMRAELSEVI; this is encoded by the coding sequence ATGGGACGGCTGACCGTGGGCGCTCTGCGCGCCATGCTCGTAGTGGTGTGCGCCGGCACTCTTTTCGTACAGGTGGGCATGGCGTGGGCACTGATCAGCGGGAACGATCCGGAGGACGGCTCGATGCCACTGACGGCGATGCGCGTGCTCACGATCCTGGGGATGGTCTCGGTCCAGGTCGTCGCCGTCTGCGTCTGGCGGCTCGTGGCGATGGCGCGGCGCGGCACGGTGTTCTCGCACGCCGCCTTCCGTTACGTGGACGGCGTGATCGGCGCGATCACCTCGGCGGCCCTCGTGTGGTTCACGGTCACGGCCGTGAACGCCCCGGGGCAGCGGGACGACCCGGGGGTCACCGTCATCATGGCCGGGGTGGGCGTGGGCATCCTGGGGGTCGCGCTCATCGTGCTCGTACTGCGGGCGCTGCTCGCCCAGGCCGCGCGGATGCGGGCCGAGTTGAGCGAGGTGATCTGA
- a CDS encoding RidA family protein produces the protein MPRAVTLIRSAALSDVAEYAYAATAPAESRLIFLAGACPLNEDGSTAAVGDYAGQASKAVENMEVALRAAGASLRDVISTRVLVASSRQEDLVAAWQVVRDTFGDHDVPSTLMGVTVLGYQDQLVEIEAVAAVLDA, from the coding sequence ATGCCCCGCGCCGTCACCCTGATCCGCTCGGCCGCCCTGTCCGATGTCGCCGAGTACGCGTACGCGGCCACGGCGCCCGCCGAGTCCCGGCTGATCTTTCTCGCCGGGGCGTGCCCGCTGAACGAGGACGGTTCGACGGCGGCCGTCGGGGACTACGCGGGCCAGGCGAGCAAGGCCGTCGAGAACATGGAGGTCGCCCTCCGTGCCGCCGGCGCGTCGCTCCGGGACGTCATCAGCACCCGGGTGCTCGTGGCGTCGAGCCGCCAGGAGGATCTGGTGGCGGCCTGGCAGGTGGTCAGGGACACCTTCGGCGACCATGACGTGCCCAGCACGCTGATGGGCGTCACCGTGCTGGGTTACCAGGACCAGCTGGTCGAGATCGAGGCGGTCGCCGCGGTGCTCGACGCCTGA
- a CDS encoding TetR/AcrR family transcriptional regulator produces MDSRSARKHQAILEAATEVFLNKGYAGTSMDDIAKLAAVSKQTVYKHFADKEKLFADIVLATTDRIDALVNLVADIPADAETLGENLTRLARQFLTGLTRPQVIQLRRLIIANADTFPELGAAWYEEGFERVLATLADTFRRLTDQGLLKTPDPLLAAHHFSGLLLWIPVNQAMFHGSAQHTDADLDRYADGGIRAFLAAYA; encoded by the coding sequence ATGGACAGCCGGTCAGCGCGGAAGCACCAGGCGATCCTGGAGGCCGCGACCGAGGTGTTCCTGAACAAGGGATACGCGGGCACGAGCATGGACGACATCGCGAAGCTGGCCGCGGTCTCCAAGCAGACCGTCTACAAGCACTTCGCGGACAAGGAGAAGCTGTTCGCCGACATCGTGCTGGCCACCACGGACCGCATCGACGCCCTGGTCAACCTGGTGGCCGACATCCCCGCCGACGCGGAAACCCTCGGCGAGAACCTGACCCGGCTCGCCCGGCAGTTCCTCACGGGTCTCACCCGGCCCCAGGTCATCCAGTTGCGCCGCCTGATCATCGCCAACGCCGACACCTTTCCGGAGCTCGGCGCGGCCTGGTACGAGGAGGGGTTCGAGCGGGTCCTCGCCACGCTGGCGGACACCTTCCGCCGGCTCACCGATCAAGGGCTCCTCAAGACCCCGGACCCGCTGCTGGCCGCCCACCACTTCTCCGGGCTGCTGCTGTGGATCCCGGTGAACCAGGCGATGTTCCACGGCAGCGCGCAGCACACCGACGCCGACCTGGACCGCTACGCGGACGGCGGCATCCGCGCCTTCCTGGCCGCCTATGCGTGA